A stretch of Lactiplantibacillus brownii DNA encodes these proteins:
- a CDS encoding TetR/AcrR family transcriptional regulator, with the protein MTQDVRKIKTERDLQNAFLQLLTTKGFRHLTVADICQASLTSRSTFYAHYLDKYDLLDQLVAHYTAVFASRVDLRFDQMITGKIDALVQGLLADMAENRAAIQILFTVHEPEADLQANFKMLLLKKWQAFITARQPETAAPVALIAAMGTNVQMTLIEWVIAHGEAAIDGVADAVNTIREAVLLQIDTD; encoded by the coding sequence ATGACACAAGATGTTCGTAAGATCAAAACGGAACGAGATTTACAAAATGCCTTTTTGCAATTGTTGACGACGAAGGGGTTTCGTCACTTAACAGTTGCTGACATTTGTCAGGCGTCGTTAACCAGTCGCTCGACTTTTTATGCCCATTATTTAGACAAGTATGATCTGCTAGATCAACTGGTGGCACACTATACGGCAGTCTTTGCAAGCCGTGTTGATTTACGCTTTGACCAAATGATTACCGGCAAAATTGATGCATTAGTCCAGGGACTGTTGGCCGATATGGCTGAAAACCGAGCAGCCATTCAAATCCTGTTTACGGTACATGAACCTGAAGCAGACTTACAAGCAAATTTTAAAATGTTATTGTTGAAAAAATGGCAAGCATTTATTACCGCACGTCAGCCGGAGACCGCGGCACCGGTTGCCTTGATTGCGGCCATGGGAACCAATGTGCAGATGACGTTGATCGAGTGGGTGATTGCTCATGGTGAAGCAGCCATTGATGGGGTCGCGGATGCGGTCAACACAATTCGCGAAGCAGTCCTGTTACAAATCGATACTGATTAG
- a CDS encoding DUF2087 domain-containing protein, giving the protein MTIANLSLNDLKNGWHSTANGFVCNYCQATWPNTAPLSQRQEHLDLVHGGNRSQLLHLQSRYNTLTSKQQDLLTAFATGIKDQALAEQLQVAPSTIRHQKFTFREKAKQAKLYLATYETVFESPTTVSANDPTIAEMQLPSEDKVAHVLKAYFDFDHEPLQLKRWPIQQSRLKIVLARIIEEFPRHRNWSKATIDQRLKSIYFDVATLRRALIQYGYLTWDQQTKRYTVSVAQGGGI; this is encoded by the coding sequence ATGACTATTGCGAATTTAAGCCTCAACGATTTAAAAAACGGCTGGCATTCAACCGCCAACGGTTTTGTCTGTAATTATTGCCAAGCCACTTGGCCGAACACTGCCCCACTTTCACAACGGCAAGAACATCTTGATCTCGTTCATGGGGGCAATCGCTCACAATTGCTTCATTTACAAAGTCGGTACAACACACTAACCTCGAAACAGCAAGACTTGTTAACCGCTTTTGCTACGGGGATTAAAGACCAAGCACTGGCTGAACAATTGCAAGTTGCACCATCGACTATCCGGCATCAAAAATTCACTTTTCGTGAAAAAGCCAAACAGGCTAAACTATACTTAGCTACCTACGAAACCGTTTTTGAGTCTCCAACAACCGTGTCAGCAAATGATCCTACTATTGCTGAGATGCAACTCCCATCTGAAGATAAGGTGGCACACGTTCTTAAAGCTTACTTTGATTTTGATCACGAGCCGCTTCAACTAAAACGTTGGCCGATACAACAAAGCCGCCTAAAAATTGTGTTGGCTCGCATTATTGAAGAATTTCCGCGTCATCGTAACTGGTCAAAAGCAACCATTGATCAACGTTTAAAATCCATCTATTTTGACGTTGCCACCCTGCGTCGCGCACTAATTCAATATGGTTATTTAACTTGGGACCAACAGACTAAACGATACACGGTCTCAGTAGCTCAAGGGGGCGGTATCTAA
- a CDS encoding NFACT RNA binding domain-containing protein, protein MSFDGLFTHAMVTELQHNLVSGRISKIHQPYQNELIMTVRANGQNWPVLLSADPTYPRVQVTQIPYVNPAVPTNFAMMMRKYLQGAIITAIDQPANDRVVHFTITTRNELGDAETLTLIIEIMARHSNVILVDNQTGKILDVIKHVGADQNRYRLLLPGATYIEPPKQDKLDPFTANQDYQALVQQFPNQTVLAQQLQQHYQGLGRDSASQLAADLHQPGDLAQHYQAFLAQFDHPQPTLITLSNHKTMFAAGPFTDFGEQRRQFASLSALLDFYYQDAAQRERVQQQAGNLVRVVKNDLKKNRNKLKKLQKTLANTKQADELRLKGEILTTYLHEVKRGMTEIMLPDYYHDNAPLKIQLSNQLSPSRNAQKYFSRYQKQKNAVIYVGEQIDLTQAEIDYLDNVQTQIELAAPADIAEIREELTQQGYLKQRKTKKKHRASRKPSQPQQFFASDGTEISVGKNNRQNDQLTLKTARKTDIWLHTQKIPGSHVIIHSADPSEQTLTEAANLAAYFSKARDSATVPVDYVQVKRIRKPNGAKPGFVIYEGQKTLYVSPDANLVDRLMPKK, encoded by the coding sequence ATGTCTTTTGATGGCCTATTTACCCATGCCATGGTCACTGAACTACAACATAATTTAGTCAGCGGGCGAATTTCAAAAATTCATCAACCCTACCAAAACGAATTAATCATGACCGTTCGCGCCAACGGTCAGAATTGGCCAGTCTTGCTCTCGGCGGATCCCACCTACCCGCGTGTGCAAGTGACCCAAATTCCTTATGTTAATCCGGCGGTGCCAACGAACTTTGCAATGATGATGCGTAAATATTTGCAAGGTGCGATCATCACAGCCATCGACCAACCAGCCAATGACCGCGTCGTTCATTTTACGATTACCACTCGTAATGAACTCGGCGACGCCGAAACTTTGACACTCATTATTGAAATCATGGCTCGACACAGTAACGTCATTTTAGTGGACAATCAAACTGGTAAGATCTTAGATGTGATCAAACACGTCGGTGCGGACCAAAACCGTTACCGGTTATTATTGCCAGGAGCAACTTATATTGAACCACCTAAGCAAGACAAACTTGACCCATTTACGGCCAACCAGGACTATCAAGCTTTGGTGCAACAATTTCCTAATCAAACCGTCTTGGCGCAACAATTGCAACAGCACTATCAAGGTCTCGGTCGTGACAGTGCTAGTCAATTAGCCGCGGATTTACATCAACCAGGTGACCTAGCGCAACATTATCAAGCCTTTTTAGCACAATTTGATCATCCGCAACCAACCTTGATCACTTTGAGCAATCATAAAACCATGTTCGCAGCTGGTCCTTTCACCGATTTTGGTGAACAGCGGCGGCAGTTCGCCTCACTGAGTGCCCTATTGGATTTCTATTATCAAGATGCTGCTCAGCGGGAACGCGTTCAACAACAAGCCGGTAACCTGGTTCGCGTGGTCAAAAATGATCTCAAGAAAAATCGGAACAAACTGAAAAAGCTACAAAAAACACTTGCCAACACCAAACAGGCAGATGAGCTGCGCCTAAAGGGTGAGATCTTGACGACCTATTTGCATGAAGTTAAGCGTGGTATGACTGAAATTATGTTACCCGATTATTATCACGATAATGCTCCGTTAAAAATTCAATTATCAAATCAGCTTTCACCATCACGTAATGCGCAAAAATACTTTTCACGTTATCAGAAGCAAAAAAACGCGGTGATCTACGTTGGTGAACAGATTGATTTGACACAGGCCGAAATCGATTATTTGGATAATGTCCAAACGCAGATTGAATTAGCCGCTCCAGCTGACATTGCTGAAATTCGTGAAGAATTAACGCAACAAGGTTACTTGAAACAACGAAAGACCAAGAAAAAGCATCGGGCCTCTCGCAAGCCAAGTCAGCCACAACAATTTTTTGCCAGTGATGGCACTGAGATCTCAGTTGGTAAAAACAACCGTCAAAATGATCAGTTAACCTTAAAAACGGCTCGTAAAACTGATATTTGGTTGCATACGCAAAAGATTCCTGGTTCACATGTGATTATTCACAGTGCTGACCCCAGTGAACAAACCTTAACGGAAGCCGCTAACTTGGCTGCCTATTTCTCCAAGGCACGGGACTCAGCGACAGTTCCCGTCGATTATGTCCAAGTGAAACGTATTCGCAAACCCAACGGTGCTAAACCCGGATTTGTCATCTATGAAGGCCAAAAGACCTTATACGTCTCACCAGATGCCAATTTAGTTGATCGATTAATGCCAAAAAAGTAA
- a CDS encoding MarR family winged helix-turn-helix transcriptional regulator, with translation MKSSLAALAATAKQQTVVLKQITKAQGVTVAEWQLLAQLLAGFNTQEKLAAEMQLDTSTLSRQLASLVKKEKLSKEAVGRDRRQLIYTVTPAGTTAVSGINQAYNDYESAVFDKWPQDEQNLLRILLNRLNKSVDRTLVG, from the coding sequence ATGAAATCGAGTTTAGCAGCTTTGGCGGCCACCGCCAAACAACAAACCGTGGTATTGAAACAAATTACTAAAGCTCAGGGGGTAACGGTTGCGGAATGGCAACTTTTAGCCCAGTTATTAGCGGGTTTTAATACGCAAGAAAAGTTAGCCGCTGAAATGCAGTTAGACACTTCGACACTGAGTCGGCAATTAGCCAGTTTAGTGAAGAAGGAAAAGTTAAGTAAAGAGGCGGTTGGTCGTGATCGTCGGCAACTGATCTACACCGTAACACCCGCGGGAACCACGGCGGTTTCAGGGATCAATCAAGCCTACAATGACTACGAATCTGCCGTTTTTGACAAATGGCCACAAGATGAACAAAACTTGCTGCGTATTTTGTTGAATCGCTTGAACAAATCAGTTGACCGTACCTTGGTCGGTTAA
- a CDS encoding DegV family protein — MKIAVVTDSTSYLTPREVADNDIHVVPIPVIIDGKVYQEGVDITTEDFYANMRTFKSFPSTSQPPVGEMIEFYNKLGDEGYDAVISIHLASTISGFYNSLENMRDLVTNIKLYPYDSQITVRLMGYLALEAARMAKAGHTVEEIIARLDELRSTMGEYFIVDDLQNLVRGGRLSNASAFIGSVLRIKPILTFNEKHEIVAFEKVRSTKKAIARVEQLFAKAQAEIKYPLRAIIVQGNNLDAAQAWKAKLQQKYPDMPIDITHFGPVIGTHLGDKSLALAWLKDIDKAY, encoded by the coding sequence ATGAAGATTGCTGTTGTTACTGACAGCACCAGCTATTTGACACCGCGAGAAGTGGCTGACAACGATATTCATGTTGTGCCGATTCCGGTGATCATAGATGGCAAAGTGTATCAAGAAGGCGTCGATATTACGACGGAAGACTTCTATGCGAACATGCGAACGTTCAAGTCGTTTCCAAGCACGTCACAGCCGCCAGTTGGGGAAATGATCGAATTTTATAATAAATTGGGCGATGAAGGCTATGATGCGGTGATTAGTATTCACCTTGCGAGCACGATTTCAGGTTTCTACAATAGTCTTGAAAATATGCGCGACCTGGTGACTAATATCAAACTTTATCCGTATGATTCTCAAATCACGGTTCGTTTGATGGGGTACTTAGCGTTAGAAGCGGCTCGGATGGCTAAAGCTGGTCATACCGTTGAAGAAATCATTGCGCGCTTGGACGAGTTACGTTCAACCATGGGTGAATATTTCATTGTGGACGATCTGCAAAATCTCGTTCGTGGGGGTCGTTTATCCAATGCTTCAGCGTTTATTGGTAGTGTTTTGAGAATTAAGCCAATTTTGACCTTCAACGAAAAACATGAGATCGTTGCTTTTGAAAAAGTCCGTTCTACTAAAAAGGCCATCGCCCGTGTGGAGCAATTATTTGCTAAAGCTCAAGCTGAGATTAAATATCCGTTACGTGCAATTATTGTGCAAGGTAATAATTTGGATGCCGCCCAGGCTTGGAAAGCTAAATTGCAACAAAAATATCCGGACATGCCAATCGACATTACTCATTTTGGCCCAGTAATTGGGACGCATTTAGGTGATAAGTCGCTGGCATTAGCTTGGTTGAAAGATATTGACAAGGCATATTAA
- a CDS encoding GNAT family N-acetyltransferase, whose amino-acid sequence MEYQFSKSPANRAAAYALRQAVFVEERGIDATVEFDDKDNDDRLYVVAYAAPNFPVATLRLEPQAEQVMRFGRVCTRKVYRGHGIGQKLLTAAEVWSQKHGYTQGLIHGEVTAQGFYERCDYQVIAGPYDEDGAPVVVMTKKF is encoded by the coding sequence ATGGAATATCAATTTTCTAAATCACCCGCTAATCGGGCGGCGGCTTACGCTTTACGACAAGCAGTATTTGTGGAAGAGCGTGGCATTGATGCGACGGTCGAATTTGATGACAAGGATAATGATGACCGGTTGTATGTTGTCGCTTATGCAGCACCAAATTTTCCGGTTGCGACGTTGCGTTTGGAACCGCAGGCTGAGCAGGTAATGCGTTTTGGCCGAGTTTGTACCCGTAAGGTCTATCGCGGGCATGGGATTGGACAAAAATTATTAACGGCCGCCGAGGTTTGGTCGCAAAAGCACGGCTATACACAAGGGCTCATTCATGGCGAAGTGACGGCGCAAGGTTTTTATGAACGTTGTGACTATCAAGTTATTGCGGGACCCTATGATGAAGATGGGGCACCGGTAGTCGTGATGACTAAAAAGTTTTAG
- a CDS encoding DUF975 family protein, which translates to MKTRGELKQEVKQLFKGRWKQAILLCIVVSLLSMFGVMAQYSQRASGQTNTKADYSWINRMADFSWRDLSVMAGVVIVVLLIQLAFYLIVKIFMTGTAYSMLDWVRNPEREIHPVSDSTIGFTKQYAWQIVGLQILQSIMVFLWGLLLVVPGIIKAFAYSQTFYVYKDLLAATPAGHARPRLLEAITRSRQLMKGHKFEYFVLQLSFIGWAIASALTLGIGQLWLTPYRYGVFANYYDNLVALAAEKA; encoded by the coding sequence ATGAAAACACGTGGTGAATTAAAACAAGAGGTAAAGCAATTATTTAAAGGACGTTGGAAACAAGCTATTTTACTCTGTATTGTGGTGAGCTTATTGTCGATGTTTGGGGTAATGGCACAATACTCACAACGCGCTAGTGGTCAAACGAACACTAAAGCTGATTATTCATGGATCAATCGCATGGCTGACTTCAGCTGGCGAGATTTATCAGTCATGGCAGGCGTTGTGATCGTCGTGTTACTCATCCAATTAGCTTTTTATCTGATTGTAAAGATTTTCATGACGGGAACGGCTTATTCGATGCTCGATTGGGTCCGCAATCCAGAACGTGAGATTCATCCGGTCAGTGATTCGACGATTGGTTTCACGAAGCAATATGCTTGGCAGATCGTTGGTTTACAAATTTTACAATCAATCATGGTCTTTCTGTGGGGGTTACTCCTAGTTGTTCCAGGAATTATTAAAGCCTTCGCTTACTCACAAACTTTTTATGTGTATAAGGATCTATTAGCTGCCACACCAGCCGGTCACGCTCGGCCACGGCTACTAGAAGCAATTACTCGCAGTCGGCAATTGATGAAGGGGCATAAGTTTGAATACTTTGTCTTGCAACTAAGTTTTATTGGTTGGGCGATTGCCAGTGCGCTGACACTTGGAATTGGTCAACTTTGGCTGACACCTTATCGTTATGGGGTATTTGCTAATTATTATGATAATTTAGTGGCTTTGGCAGCTGAGAAGGCTTAA
- a CDS encoding RNA-binding protein has translation MNRNVEVKYPAIFRDEGTYWDVRFPDVPAAQTFGASVQVAADNAANALAVALFEQDPPQASNPQYWRLASTEFVVWITMADVEFGPGADTPKPMA, from the coding sequence TTGAATCGCAATGTTGAAGTAAAATATCCAGCAATCTTTCGCGATGAAGGCACCTATTGGGATGTTCGTTTTCCAGATGTGCCCGCGGCGCAGACCTTTGGCGCCAGTGTACAGGTCGCTGCCGATAACGCAGCTAATGCGCTGGCAGTGGCTTTATTCGAACAGGACCCACCGCAAGCCTCAAACCCACAGTATTGGCGGTTAGCGTCAACTGAGTTTGTGGTTTGGATCACGATGGCCGATGTTGAATTCGGTCCTGGCGCGGATACACCGAAACCTATGGCTTAA
- a CDS encoding DUF4931 domain-containing protein: MQAHPLVFDTKIAKGKPENIRHPHNECPFCEPSQLTDILAQTDDRIWLLNKFPTLQATWQTIIIETQDHLGDIATYSPAKNRAIFAFALKHWQATIASDRFKSVLLYKNFGPHSGGSLRHPHMQIVGLQDVDGYANLTPANLSGYPIVTTRNLSVTASDQPIMGFVEFNVSAAWADVDELADAVQKIVQYTLNDYFNGRCDSYNLFFYPVGDRVVCKIEPLFNVSPYYIGYRLSQVDTPERMREIAAAVRQRFDQKA, from the coding sequence ATGCAAGCACATCCATTAGTTTTTGATACCAAAATCGCTAAAGGCAAACCGGAGAATATCCGGCACCCACATAATGAGTGTCCCTTTTGCGAACCCAGTCAGTTAACCGATATATTGGCTCAAACCGATGATCGTATTTGGTTACTGAACAAGTTTCCAACGCTGCAGGCCACGTGGCAAACCATTATTATTGAAACGCAAGATCATTTGGGGGACATTGCGACCTATTCACCAGCAAAAAATCGGGCCATCTTTGCTTTTGCGCTTAAACATTGGCAAGCTACGATTGCTAGTGACCGTTTTAAATCAGTGTTATTGTATAAAAATTTTGGCCCACACTCTGGTGGCAGCTTACGACATCCACATATGCAAATTGTTGGGCTACAAGATGTTGACGGTTATGCCAATTTGACGCCTGCTAATTTGAGCGGGTATCCGATCGTTACAACGCGTAATTTAAGTGTGACGGCATCTGATCAACCCATTATGGGCTTTGTCGAATTTAATGTGAGTGCGGCGTGGGCCGATGTTGACGAGTTAGCGGATGCAGTCCAAAAAATTGTTCAATATACCCTAAATGATTACTTTAACGGGCGCTGTGACAGTTACAATTTATTCTTCTATCCGGTCGGGGACCGAGTCGTCTGTAAAATCGAACCGTTATTCAATGTTTCGCCTTATTACATTGGTTATCGTCTATCACAAGTAGATACGCCGGAACGGATGCGAGAAATCGCCGCTGCAGTACGACAACGTTTTGATCAAAAAGCCTAA
- a CDS encoding DUF960 domain-containing protein, whose protein sequence is MFNQNGERYATFGLVAKLPSEVIDGIWDVIDDDLRGVVKLPRVLQFALIARHGQVTVVFDDHQDSIFEFDLPFDYQRSFPETVAVLDDGQNQTMMLMAELKA, encoded by the coding sequence ATGTTTAATCAAAATGGAGAACGTTATGCAACTTTTGGCTTGGTGGCGAAATTGCCAAGTGAGGTCATTGACGGCATTTGGGACGTAATTGATGATGATCTACGTGGCGTGGTCAAACTACCACGGGTCTTACAATTTGCGTTGATTGCGCGGCATGGCCAAGTGACCGTGGTATTCGATGATCATCAGGACTCGATTTTTGAATTTGACTTGCCATTTGATTATCAGCGCAGCTTTCCGGAAACCGTGGCAGTCTTAGATGACGGTCAAAATCAAACGATGATGTTAATGGCAGAATTAAAGGCCTAA
- a CDS encoding DUF1003 domain-containing protein, whose protein sequence is MPKTAQCLVDHATYDMVDGMTLRELDQQLQTAIHQAYPAATPTSFICSEHLVGYRMQKMDRMVAKDYQQNKKINHRLTQIMQKNTYQVVDVNRQLENSLTFGQRVADAVARFGGSWAFIISFVSVMLLWMLINVVQLFGMRFDPYPFILLNLFLSMVAAIQAPLIMMSQNRAAEYDRLQAVNDFRVNSKSEEEIRVLHTKVDHLIQQDEPNMLEIQKMQTQMLGEIQAQVNELRRLQARHH, encoded by the coding sequence ATGCCAAAAACGGCTCAGTGCCTCGTTGATCATGCTACCTATGATATGGTCGATGGGATGACTTTAAGGGAGTTAGATCAGCAATTACAAACCGCGATTCACCAAGCTTATCCGGCGGCGACGCCCACCTCGTTCATTTGTAGTGAACATTTGGTAGGGTATCGGATGCAAAAGATGGATCGCATGGTTGCGAAAGATTATCAACAAAACAAAAAAATTAATCATCGTTTGACACAAATTATGCAGAAAAACACGTATCAAGTCGTCGATGTGAACCGCCAATTAGAAAACTCGCTGACATTTGGTCAACGAGTGGCGGATGCAGTGGCACGATTTGGCGGGAGCTGGGCGTTCATTATTTCATTTGTCAGTGTCATGTTACTTTGGATGCTGATCAATGTCGTCCAACTATTTGGGATGCGTTTTGATCCCTATCCCTTTATTTTATTGAACTTATTCTTGAGCATGGTTGCCGCGATTCAAGCACCGTTGATCATGATGAGTCAGAATCGAGCGGCAGAATATGACCGGTTACAAGCCGTCAATGATTTTCGCGTCAACTCCAAGTCTGAAGAAGAGATTCGTGTTTTGCATACCAAAGTGGATCATTTGATCCAACAAGATGAACCTAATATGCTGGAGATCCAAAAGATGCAGACTCAAATGTTGGGTGAGATTCAAGCCCAAGTCAATGAGCTGCGCCGCTTACAAGCCCGGCACCACTAA
- a CDS encoding DUF368 domain-containing protein, whose protein sequence is MQTQSTDGPLKRFFKGVIIALGFILPGVSGGVLAAILGIYERLLGFMAHFRQNFKRDFWYFVPVGLGGIVGIALLSAPLEYLLAHAQVIVLWGFAGAIIGTLPALAKTATVKAPRDRIDLLWFLGTLLISGTLLFFMSDLFGQIPANFLGFMIAGVLIALGVLVPGLSPSNLLLILGLFTPMLTGFKRLDLVGVYLPIAIGGALAMVLFSKGMEYLIHRFHSRVYHFILGIVVASTILILVPNPKAAESISYAGVTSATLLLSALALIVGIALGYWMSRLEQKYK, encoded by the coding sequence ATGCAAACTCAGTCAACCGACGGCCCACTCAAACGCTTTTTTAAAGGCGTTATCATTGCCCTTGGCTTCATTCTCCCTGGTGTCTCTGGTGGGGTCTTAGCCGCCATTTTAGGCATCTATGAACGCCTGCTAGGGTTTATGGCCCACTTCCGCCAAAACTTTAAACGCGATTTCTGGTATTTTGTGCCAGTCGGCCTGGGTGGCATCGTGGGAATCGCTTTACTTTCGGCGCCGTTAGAATACTTACTCGCTCATGCACAAGTCATCGTTTTGTGGGGCTTTGCTGGGGCCATCATCGGTACCTTGCCAGCCCTCGCTAAAACGGCGACCGTCAAAGCGCCACGTGATCGGATCGACCTGCTCTGGTTCTTGGGCACACTCCTGATTAGTGGTACCTTACTATTTTTTATGAGTGATCTTTTCGGTCAAATTCCAGCTAATTTCTTAGGCTTCATGATTGCCGGTGTCCTCATTGCCTTAGGTGTGTTGGTTCCTGGCCTAAGTCCCTCCAACTTATTACTGATTTTAGGCCTGTTTACGCCAATGTTAACCGGCTTTAAACGACTTGACCTAGTTGGCGTGTACTTACCGATTGCCATTGGCGGGGCACTCGCGATGGTCCTCTTTTCTAAAGGGATGGAATATTTGATCCACCGGTTCCATTCACGAGTCTATCACTTTATCTTAGGCATCGTCGTCGCTAGTACGATTCTTATTCTAGTCCCCAACCCCAAGGCAGCCGAAAGTATCTCCTACGCTGGCGTGACGAGTGCCACGTTACTCCTCAGTGCCCTGGCACTAATCGTTGGGATTGCGCTCGGCTATTGGATGAGCCGCTTAGAACAGAAGTATAAATAG
- a CDS encoding amino acid permease, protein MEDQHLVRKLKRRHVQMIALGGAIGTGLFLGSGAAIKQAGPSILLAYAIGGFFCYLMMRALGELLLSNTKLHSFLEFINLYLGKKFEFAIGWTYWLCWISLAMADLTASGIYIRYWFPWIPQWVTPLVIILILLIFNLLSVSAFGELEYWFSMIKVVAIIALIVTGAILIGSAAQVGGQTVTMSNLVQHGGFFPKGLGGFLTSFSLVIFAFTGIEMVGITAGEAENPEKELPRAINSLPIRISFFYVGALFVIMSIYPWNQITTTQSPFVQVFSDIGVKAAASIINFVVLTAALSACNSAIFSTSRTLFTLAHGQNAPKWMGKVNRYNVPARSLLFSSVILLVIVVLNYVIPSTIFTLISNVATTNFIIVWCSLLVCHYVYKRTADSRHNPFKLPWFPLSNVATLLFFIAVTVILCFDAVNRWAVIGSLIWFVGLLLVETGMRRHQVNL, encoded by the coding sequence ATGGAAGATCAACACCTAGTACGAAAGTTAAAGCGGCGACATGTGCAGATGATTGCGCTTGGTGGTGCCATTGGGACGGGATTGTTTCTCGGTTCTGGTGCCGCCATCAAGCAAGCTGGCCCATCGATTTTACTCGCGTACGCCATCGGGGGCTTTTTTTGTTACTTGATGATGCGGGCGTTAGGTGAATTATTACTGTCAAATACGAAACTGCATTCATTCTTAGAATTTATTAATTTATATCTAGGCAAGAAGTTTGAATTTGCGATTGGCTGGACTTATTGGCTTTGCTGGATCAGTCTCGCGATGGCGGACTTAACCGCCAGTGGGATCTATATTCGCTACTGGTTCCCTTGGATTCCGCAGTGGGTCACGCCACTGGTCATTATCTTGATTCTGCTGATCTTTAATTTGCTATCGGTCAGTGCCTTTGGTGAGTTAGAGTACTGGTTCTCCATGATCAAAGTGGTCGCCATCATTGCTTTGATCGTCACTGGTGCGATTTTAATTGGGTCAGCAGCGCAAGTCGGTGGTCAGACCGTTACGATGAGTAATCTCGTTCAGCACGGCGGCTTTTTCCCCAAAGGACTGGGGGGCTTTTTGACATCATTCTCGTTAGTGATCTTTGCGTTTACGGGAATCGAAATGGTCGGAATTACGGCTGGAGAAGCGGAAAATCCGGAAAAAGAGTTACCGCGAGCGATCAATAGTTTGCCGATTCGAATCTCATTTTTCTATGTTGGGGCACTGTTTGTGATTATGTCGATCTATCCTTGGAACCAAATCACGACGACTCAATCGCCCTTTGTGCAAGTTTTCAGTGATATTGGGGTCAAAGCGGCTGCCAGTATTATCAACTTTGTCGTTTTGACCGCGGCATTATCGGCTTGCAACAGCGCGATTTTTAGTACGAGTCGTACGTTGTTCACGCTGGCGCATGGTCAGAATGCGCCTAAATGGATGGGCAAGGTCAATCGTTACAACGTGCCGGCACGTTCATTGCTGTTTTCATCAGTCATCTTATTAGTAATCGTGGTCTTAAATTACGTGATTCCTAGTACGATCTTTACGCTGATCTCAAATGTGGCCACCACCAATTTCATCATTGTGTGGTGTTCGTTATTGGTTTGCCACTATGTTTACAAGCGTACGGCGGATAGTCGCCATAATCCATTCAAATTACCCTGGTTCCCATTATCTAATGTAGCGACCCTCTTGTTCTTTATTGCGGTTACGGTGATCTTATGTTTTGATGCCGTCAATCGTTGGGCCGTGATCGGTTCATTGATCTGGTTTGTGGGGCTCTTGTTAGTAGAGACAGGGATGCGTCGTCATCAGGTGAACTTATAA